The Megalopta genalis isolate 19385.01 chromosome 8, iyMegGena1_principal, whole genome shotgun sequence sequence ACAAAATTCCAAAAAAACTACACATTGTTATGTATTTTTCTTATTGTTTAAAGTAAACTAAAATACTACAAAACATACagaaaatactataaaatactacAAACTAAAATAAACAGTTACATACTAATATTTATTCTTACCAACCTTATGGTAAGGGTTAATGGTATCTTCGataaaaaatggagaaatataATTAACATTGTGGTTCTTTCTAGTTGCACAACTATAGCACCGCCACAGAAAACGTAAATTATAATAGTATCAATTCAATAGTAGGATCGCAAATAGTTTTTAGTAATTGCAATAATAGTTCGTTCTAAGCAGAATGCAGATTTTTCATGAAAACAAAAAACTCGAGGAAATCATTCGGCCGCTGGGAATATCAATCGCGTAGTTGCTGTTGATCCACGTTGAACGTTCAACGTTGCTTCGGCACCGAATCACCGCCGCATGAAAAGCAGATCCTTCTCCTCTCGTTAAGTTTCCTCACTTGTTTCTCTTTCTATTATAGCGCTTTCAACGGAGAACGTAAATGGCCGTCGAAACATCGGAAGGTGTATTCTCGTCGACGGTTATCGCTAACGAATTCCCGGTCGACTAAATATTTGATGTCCATTGCAGAGCCTAGAATAGGTTCGTCGGGAGCCGGAAGAAACGTTAACGCACCGATCGAGAATTTTCGGAACTGGTGAGCCAAAAACGAAAATCTCGAATAGAAGGGTCGGACTTCGATGGACCATTTAACAATTTAGTATAGGAATCTGGAAATGTTCGTGAAATCGCCAGAACCTGTTATTCACATTACAAGCAAGtaaataaaaacataaaaataaattgttatgcACTTGTCTCGAGACATCGGAGCAATAACTCTGATATAAATAAAACTTAGAAATGTTTAAATTTTCTTAATAGGCTGCATATTCAATCTGTTACGTACGCTCCGACtttaatgttatattttattgttacggccaagtggccaggatttatggcaggggccatgtgtttgggtacccggacggtatgggtctgtcccgggccgttcccgggcacatctggcaccgtcataacgtctcctggtccttaagtacggtccagtcaactacggttgggtctggcattgttcgggcacgtaggcccatcagcgcgggaggtCTAGCGGGAgtcattttgccactctcccgccactcccggcccaccgttttggggcagtctcacttgATTTGGGATTgccgtgattggaccgtaattccttgccgcccaccctaggttaagtaAAGGTAGGGATAACCGAGGTGACCTCGTGGATGCCACACGGTTATTCCACCAGTCCTGAACTGTGCATCCACCCTGATACATCTTGAGTcgtcagtggatacagaggtctcccgggaagctaGTTGTTAGAGCACCCGGTTAGCAAATAGAGTTTTTTgtcggcacaccacgtgcaagataccacaaagctcgaagctcacaaggagcaccgcGAGCAAtaacatttggtccttcgagccggatactGTGTGGAAAGGTCCACACAGTACTGTAACCTTGTTGGAAGATTTGGCCGTCGACTTGTACATCCAGTGCGGCGCCTGTGTGTGAGGACTTGGCTCAACACCCCCCTGGACGTGATAGCAGCAAGCGGCGTGCATCTTCAAGGGTTTGCACGACCAAtaacatttggtccttcgagccggatactGTGTGGAAAGGTCCACACAGTGCTGTAACATTGTTTGAAGACTTGGCCGTCGACTTGTACATCCAGTGAGGCGCCTGTGTGTGAGGACTTGGCTCAACACCCCCCTGGACGTGATAGCAGCAAGCGGCGTGCATCTTCAAGGGTTAACACGACCAATAACATTTGGTCCCCCAACGGATTTGGAAAAGGAAGAACTTCGACCTCTTGGAAGTCCGCTGTCTTTTGTACATCCAGTGCGGCTGCCGTGTGTGAGAACTGGGCTCACCACACCCCTGGACGTGATAGGAGCAAGAGACAGTCGTCATCCGGGTCCACGCTTCGAGCGCAAGACCACTCGAGATTGCAGCAAGAGCCACGCAACCTAAGCTTCCATCGTCCAGGCAACAGCATCCAGGACGTCATTGTCTACTGGGACTCTGGACGCACCTCTAGCCGCCAGGACGCAGCAGGCATCCTAAGGGACGATTCGAGGAAGCCACGTGGTCACGCTAATCCAACCCGTCTATTCCGTGAGTCATTTCCATTATTTTAATCTGTGTTAGCCTTACACATCATGGAAACTGTAAAGTCATGCGTTACTGAGCGCCGGACTCTCAAGGCCAGACTCACCATGTTCAAAAAATTCCTCGAGTCTGAAGGCGCAACGGTAGATGTAATAGCTTTTGAGAAACGCTTGAGAATGAATGAGGGTCTCTACGAAACCTTCAACCGCATTCAGACCCAAATAGAATGTGTCGTCATGTACACCCCGCACGAGGAAGCGCAGTTTGCCGAGCGCGAGTCCTTTGAAAACGATTACTACTCGATCATATCCAAGGGTGAGACACTCCTTTTGAAAGCTCGCGAAAACTCAGTCACTGCGACGAACTCCGATTCGGAAATCGGTCTATCTCTGCTCGGGGAAGTCGAAGAGGTCGGTAACGTAGAGGTCGGTAACGCGGAGGTCAATGGTAAAGACCACGATCCGTGCGAACAGCACTTTGTTGAACCTACTAGGCGCGACGAGCAGGTGCGATCCGTCGTAGCGATTCCGTTCAACGATAGGACTCATGAATTGGGAGAGTCTCGTCCTCAGGCGGAACGTGGGCTTCTGGATTTAGAACGCAAATTCAGGAAGCAGCCCGACCTCCAAGCGCAGCATAAGGAGTTACTTCGCGAATATGAAAATCTGGGCCATATGTCAAGATTGGATCCGAAGGACATAGGAGGGGTCAGCGGTAGCTATTACCTGCCTCATCATGCAGTGATGAAAGGCAATAGCACGACCACCAAACTTCGGGTCGTCTTTGATGGCTCAGCGAAAACCGCGTCGGGCGTTCCGTTGAATGATACACAAATGGTAGGCCCCCCCACACAGGATGAGCTGTTTGACATCCTGCTGCGATTTCGTAAACATGGCATTGTTGTGTCCGCGGATGTTGCTAAAATGTATCGGCAGATCGCGGTTAGAGGGGAAGACCGAAGCTACCAACGCATCCTGTGGCGTTTTTCGGAACACGATGCGATAGGGGGGTACAGCCTCAACACCATCACCTACGGCACCGCGTTCGCTTCCTACTTGGCCACTCGGGTCCTTCAGCAAATCGGGAAAGATTGCGCGCACTCGCTGCCGGATGTTAGCGAAGTCATCCGGAGCGACTTCTATGTCGACGACCTGCTGACCTGCGAAACTTGTGAGCAGGCGTTAGTTAAATTGACAACCTCGGTTAGCCCGGAGCACCCAGTCTTGAAACTGATTGAAGGGCAGTCATGCTATAGCAAGTTGTTACGAATCGTAGCATATGTTCTCAGAGTCTGCTCAAAGAGTCAACGGACGGATAAGGCCTCGCGAAGCAAGTCTCAGGGTTCCCCATCAGTCATGGAACTTTCTTCAGCCGAACGAATTGTAATCAGGGTCACGCAAAACCATCACCTTAGCGTCGAAATGAGGCAGCTAGGAGCTAGGCAGCCGTTAGATCGAACACGCTCGTTATTGTCCCTAAACCCCTTCGTGAACGAACTCGGGATCATTAGGGTGGGCGGCCACCTGCGGAATGCTCCGATAGCCTTCTCGCGAAAACATCCGATCTTAATACCAAGTTCCAGTCCTCTGGCAGTCCTGATAATTCGGCGCGAGCATCTCCGATTGTTGCATGCCGGTTGCCAACAAACTCTCGCGTCTCTTCACGCGAACTACTGGATTCCATCAGGCGGACGAATCACGCGGAAGGTTGTGCGTAGTTGCATGAGATGCTTCCGGACGAAGCCTGGCGCCGCGCAACCCCAAATGGGTAATTTACCAGCCGATCGCGTTACTCCTGCCCGGGCTTTTTCTACGTGCGGCGTGGACTATGCCGGCCCGTTTCTAGTAGTGGACAGCGGGCGCTCTCGAACTAGTAGGAAGGCCTATCTGTGCCTGTTTGTTTGCTTTGTGACCAAAGCAGTTCACTTGGAGTTGGCAGTGGATTTGACCACTGATTCATTTCTCAACGGCCTACGTAGATTCACTGCGCGACGAGGAATGTGTCGTGTCATACACTCGGATAATGGCACGAATTTTATTGGAGCGCGAGATGAGTTAAGGGACCTGGGTCACTTACTGGCATCCCCCGCTCACAACGACAAGGTTAAAGGGGCATTGGCTCAAAACAAGATTCAATGGCAGCTGATCCCCCCACGCGCGCCGCATTTTGGCGGATTGTGGGAGCGGGCGGTCCGCTCCGTCAAAACGCACCTGAGACGTGTGATAGACGAGCAGAGGCTCACATTCGAGGAGATGTGTAAGGTTCTAACACAGGTTGAAGCCTGTCTTAACTCCCGTCCCCTCCATCCTTTGTCGTCCGATCCTTCTGATCTGAACCCACTGACGCCTGGTCACTTCTTGGTGGGAGAGGCGTTGACGGCATTGCCTCATGTCCATCTCCTGGACACCCGGCGAAACCGGCTGAATAGGTTTCAGTTGTTACAGCAGATGGTTCAGCACTTCTGGAAGCGCTGGCACCAGGAATATCTGCATGGGCTCCAACAACGTCGGAAATGGAGACAAGGATACGCTGTTGTTCCCAAGGTCGGTGCTCTGGTTCTCATCAAGGAGAACAACCTACCCCCCATGAAGTGGGCCCTAGGTCGCATCTGGGAGCTGCATCCCGGTCAGGATGGTGTCTGCAGGGTGGTCACCCTCCGTACAGCCCAGGGGACATTGAAGAGGCCCACCACCAGGACTTGCTTGCTGCCTCTCGAAGACGAGCTCACCGGATCGAGTACCGTTGAGCCACCGCCGATTTTATAATCAATTGTTGTTGAACTAGGGTAGTTCAAGGTGGGCGgtatgttacggccaagtggccaggatttatggcaggggccatgtgtttgggtacccggacggtatgggtctgtcccgggccgttcccgggcacatctggcaccgtcataacgtctcctggtccttaagtacggtccagtcaactacggttgggtctggcattgttcgggcacgtaggcccatcagcgcgggaggtCTAGCGGGAgtcattttgccactctcccgccactcccggcccaccgttttggggcagtctcacttgATTTGGGATTgccgtgattggaccgtaattccttgccgcccaccctaggttaagtaAAGGTAGGGATAACCGAGGTGACCTCGTGGATGCCACACGGTTATTCCACCAGTCCTGAACTGTGCATCCACCCTGATACATCTTGAGTcgtcagtggatacagaggtctcccgggaagctaGTTGTTAGAGCACCCGGTTAGCAAATAGAGTTTTTTgtcggcacaccacgtgcaagataccacaaagctcgaagctcacaaggagcaccgcGAGCAATAACATTTATGTTGTATGTTATATTTTATGAAACAGTGCCAAATTTGCCAATAAGAAGATATAATTAGTATTGATAACATGTAGGAACCTTATCTTTATCTGCTACGAAACACGCGCTATCATATATCAGATAAGAATCtggaattaaattatattagctAGGTATATGTaggttaaaattgttaaaaagttGATCACAACAATGTGGAGGCAATATAATATAACGTAATGGAACAGTGCTCGCTAATAGCTCCAAAGCTGACGcgacagtaaataaataatcgacCAAAAAAATTATCTTCGATTATTCCTTTCGTTTTTTCATCAAACGTTTGCATGTTTTTATCTGTCATGTTTTTGCCCATATTTCAAAGACGATGTTTACAAAAGCACTATTgtgcaatttattaaaatgttgAATTAAATCGGaaacattatatgtatacatttcTTCAGATGCGACTTGAAGAAATACTTGGCTGTACATTGAACGAATTCGTGACGTAAATTAGAGCAGAAATAATCAGGCCATTCCCATGGTGCTCGGGTCTTAAAAATCCTCGACAGAGCTCAGAAATTATGGTATTTAGTGGACACGTAGTCGGGAATGTAGGAAACAGGAGCGCAAAATATTGTCCAATTCTCCCGCATTCAATTTTACACCGTACCATGTACAGAACGAATGAATTTTGGCAGAATTCTGGGGGTTTTCAACCGCTGTGCACCGTGCCGTACGTGTCGACCGTTCAATATAGCGGTTCTAAAATGAAGATATCTGATCGCGGCGGCCAGCAGTCCAGCACTGGCTGCTTGCGCTTTAAATTTATCGCAATGTATTTGCAGCTGGTAGTAAATGCATCGGTTTCACGTATCGCCTTAGCTAAACGGATAGGGGGGGAGCGTATCGCCGCTATTAAAACCTATAAATCGCGAGAATTTACGGTGTCGCGTGGAACGATACCGCGACGCGGTCCAGTTTCTTACAGTTTCCTTCGGGGAATTTACACCATGGACCACATTGACTGTTTCATTCTCATATACACCTGAAAAAGGAAAGTCTTGGCTCGTAGCGTAGCGAGTCCCTGAAAGGAACAATGTCACTTTACGAATCTGACAGCGAACGTAAGTTTCGTAAACAGAACTCGAAATCTTACCATttccttaaccctttgccctagAATCAGATCTGAGAGACGTGATCAGATAATCGTGCCAGGAATGAGAGCCGCGGTGCGTCAGTCGGGCAAATAGAACACAACTAGTTAGACTCGTGTTAGAATAGGGAATGCATTATTTGGAGTTTTTCgttatttaattgttttattgcgAGCTAAAGGAGGTGGCGCAGGTACTAGTTTGACGCGGTACTAATCTCCGCTGCGGTCTATGGATACCGACTTTTATAGCCAATATGCCTTCGGATAAAACATAACTGGAATCCTTTTAAACTATGAAACCCAACACCATCGAAATCAAAGCCATCAAGCTCTGAAGAGTTTATACGAGACATAAAAAACGTAGCAAAATAACGTGGGAGTCTAAAAGGTGTGAAATCCCATTACGTGTATTGAAATGCTTCGAAAGATACCATACGGTTGAAGACTATTAATTTaatgtaaattattataaattgcagttcaaatttattataacttataacattataaaactataaaaactataaaaactataaaaactataagaactataagaactataaaaactataaaaactataaaaactataaaaactataaaaactataaaaactgatAAACTAATAAACCTTACCTTTTCACTAATGATtcgttcgaaattatttatcAAACACCTTACAAAATTAAACTAGTTGTGCCTTAGACATGTATTTACATTCCATAAAACGTATGCGATTGGCACAACTTCAGACATAGATCGTATGCACAATCGTATTAAAAGGCTCGACGCGAGACCGAGCCCTGTTGTTATTTGTGGCATACATTATTGAAACTTAAATCGTAGGGCAAGTGGTTAAACGATATTTCCTTGATAAATCACTTTCTACTGTCAATATtagaaatttcattaaaaaagtaCGTAAGGTTTAATTAAATATTCGTTTCGTACTTGTTCGCAAAATACAGACCTTCGGTTTTTGACATGCATGTATGTGTCAACCAAAACTATTTTAGATtagaaattttgatttctagaacaattgatttgaacaaaatattTCCTAAATTAGTTTTATAAATTCATCTAATCATTTTCTCGCATTTGTATACCAGAGCTGTTCAACAGCTTGCCTGTAAGGGCAGCGATTTTCAGTCCAGGCCAAGGGGAAGGGGAAGGCCCCACTTCTTTAGCTCCTCGTGGGACACCCCATTAGTAACGACACGTTATTTGGCCGAAGACGGTGACAGGGTTACCGACGAGATTACTACGAAATTGAGTAAAATAGAATGAGCATCGGACGATCGGCATATAATAGCATTGGTCAGTGTTATTCatgaataactcgtgaacgatgccccggagaaaatttttgtaaaggagaaagttgcttcgaatgacctcaggaatccctcatttcccggaagtaccataattatgggacaccttaTATATTTTCTCTTCTGTGGTCATGTTTTTTAGTAGAGTACCAAAAAGAATGACCAACGGAATTTGCTCTAGTTTCTGTATTCGATAGggcttatataatatatatcgatAGGGTTATtatggggtgaccaattgctgtgcctttggtttgttttcgggcataattaattttctatttgtcgaataagatatattaaatttagTATAAATTTCGTTTACttttcaagaaacaaatataatatatgttctTCGATAAATATATAGTTAATTATACCTgagaacaaaccaaaggcacagcaattggtcatcaCTCCACACTACCTTATTCCCTTTAAAGTGCACAAACCGATGATATTGTGCAATATTTAAGCAACACGCAAAGGTCTTAGATTCGAAGAATCCTTTGAAATCGCCAATTGAAATTACGATTAATGTCTTTCCTTCGAGGTTCCTCTTTCCCTTATAAATAAATACCGAACATCGCAGTCTTTTGTCGTCCACTGGACAGTACAAGGTATAGCGGAAAAATATAAATAGACGAGCAAGTCGAAGTATACAGGGTGGAGCGGGCTGGTTGGACTGAAGAGCTGGAAGTTAAAACGTCGGACATCGTAAATTCCCGGACTCTCAGGCCAAGGAATCGAAAACCATTCCACCACGCCCCATAGATTATATTCTGAGACTCTGAGCGGTACCATAACCTCAACGGTCTGTCGGAACGACAGCCGGTTCGAAAAACGTACGCGTAAATTCCGAAATTATTGGCGGACCTCCTGGTAGCTTCGTGCTTCGTCTGTATCCGCCGAGCAACAGTTTGTTAATCGAGACGTATTTAGGCTGCGGTGCTATTGTCGCGACGCGCTCCTATGATTTGGCAGTTTCGTTTAGGACACTCGATCGTCGCCTTCGTTATTTTTGCATGGTATGGTAGTGCCAACTCGGGCCGATTTAATTTTGTACTTCGTTTCTACCCTCCatcaagttatttattattgaatGTGGAGAGTAAAATAGATCAGAACAGCTTTACACTTTCCACCTAGTAAACAATAGACAAGTGTATAAACTGCTTTCCATACGTGGGCACGTTCGAAGTGCTTCTTGCAATTGTGTGAAACTGGTAACTCTGGCCATTGCTCTAACAATGAAGGGCTTTTTGAAACTACCAAACCAATCAAATGTTTCCGATGTTAGAATTTCTgatgttataaaaatgtttccatGAGAAACTTTCTGATAAACTTTTTTACTCAAGCGCGTATTACAGAAAAAATTGTACCATGTTGAAATAAATCCGATCTTGTCATTGTAATTAAACAATTTCCAGTGTTAAAATAAAAGTTTTGGTTTATTCGATTCGTGTTTGTTTCTTAACAAATTACCGTCCGGATGACAAAAAAATAGTCATTTCAGACTAGAAATGTCTTGATTGCTCGTGAAATGACAGAGAATTAAAAATAGTCAAAACTTAATGAAAAAAGATTGAATAGCTAaaactttatttttattttaaataaaaatcccTCATAAATGTGCAAGCTATACACAAAAGTTTTCGCACAAACAGTCCGGACCGTATTGCGATAACTCCGTTCTCTAAGTTTTCTTCCACAGCTACGTTGGTTAGCATATCTTCTTCGTTCTTAATAATGTCCTTAATAATATCTCGTAGATTATGAATGAAATTTTCACGAGTCTGGCTCGTTGTTATACTGCAAAGAGTTGACATATTTCCCGTGAaactgttttgcatgaaattctAAACGTATGACTAACTATTGTAACACTTTCTGAAAGTCCTGTAAAGAGAGAAATTTCCAGCGTTCAGTTCATCTGACACACTTAAACTGCACCTACGAGAAATCGTTACAAACTTCCCAGACAATCCCATATAGCAGAGATAATTGACTCGGTTGGAGGCTAAATTGAGACTGACGTTTCAATGAATCGGTTACACTTTAAGGCAGCATTGGCGCACCTATCGGCCAAGGTTCTCCGGGTGGAAAGTGATTAAAGGAAACTGTGGCAGCAGTAACATCGATCCGGTGTGTTTTATGTTATCGTTTCCAAGGCGGGAATGAAACGCGCCGCGAACGCGGAAGATGGATGGCCGAGCTCGAATACAAAAGGAAACCGGTAGAATATTTTTGCCCGATATCTATTTCCACCTGTAGAATATGTTACGCGAACCGTCTATCCGCCAGGAGAATCTCAGGAAGATCGAGCAACTTTATCAGAACCGACTATCAAGTTCCGCGATGTATCAGAACGGGCGAACAAAGTGTTCGCGCACGGACAAACAGGAAACTTCGTGCTGGACGATGAAGGATGATATTGTTTCACGAGCTATGTATCCGAATGATTTCCTTATCGGAAAATCATTCAATAACATGGACTTGGTAGCCTGCATATGCAACTTAGACGAACATTTGTTCGTAGCATGTTATTGAACATCTTTCCATAACTTATGCGCAGGATCGCAAATTGTGCATTGATGTTATGAAAAATGTATCGTAGAAAGATATTAGGGACTAAAATTGCAGAAATAAACAAATTGCAGCGTTCTAGCACTTGTGACGCTTAACTGTTATTTGAAGAGTCCACTGTTTACTTATTATTGTTTCCAAATGATActcaaattttaataattttgtttacatatttctattgtttttatttacatatatttttattattatattatattattttatttatatcattattatatattattatttatattttaataattttgtttacgtatttctattatttttatttatatttatttatatatgtttattagtatattgtattatattatattatttatattattattatgtattattatttatattttaatagttttgtttacacatttctattatttttatttatatatttatatatatatatatatttattattatattatattattttatttatgtttctattattctattattctcaTTGATAATGTTTTTAAAAACTTCTTAGTGTAACTACGTTTGAAGTATATGTATTGATTGTTTTTTACAATAATTTAGGTTATTATAAAATGTTACGTATTGAATTTCTGCACCTAATGTTACATTAATGTTTAATGAATGCTACATTAGAAGAATGATTAATTCAATAAACAAATATTGGAAACATAGAAACACGATTTTATTCTTCTTTGAAAGAAATTTGTAATGTTCATGTTCTATAAATTCTATTCGAAATATTCATAACGAGTCTGGCACGATTTGAAAGTGCAAGGGGTTGCTGACTATTATCACTTTAAACCAGACAATGTTAACAAATGAGAACATTTAGAAAGCCAATAATATCGCATTCACTCTGCAAAATAAAATGGAAGATATTGAAGGATATTGGAAATAGATTATGATATACGTCAAAAGTGTTACAGAATACAGAGTGCTATGTGACAAATGGAGAAATCGGCGATACCGTGTGCAAAAACCAACCAgaattataaaacattttctctGCACACGTTTTTCTTCCGCAACAATTGTATTTTTGAATTGAACGCTCGTGAATGGAATACGACTACGACGTGTGACTATACCTCGATTCTACTACTTACAGGGAATAGAAACTATAACGTTGATTGTTCTCTTGGTGATCCATTGTATTGACGAGTTCCTATCACATTATTTTTAACAGCGAAAACAATGTCGCTTTTCACGCGCAGAAACGCCAGGAATATCGCAAATTGTAACGTAGATTCAACtaagtaatatttatttatcatttctACGAACTTTAACATAAAAATGAATTACTATCGTTTCATCT is a genomic window containing:
- the LOC143259950 gene encoding uncharacterized protein LOC143259950 — protein: METVKSCVTERRTLKARLTMFKKFLESEGATVDVIAFEKRLRMNEGLYETFNRIQTQIECVVMYTPHEEAQFAERESFENDYYSIISKGETLLLKARENSVTATNSDSEIGLSLLGEVEEVGNVEVGNAEVNGKDHDPCEQHFVEPTRRDEQVRSVVAIPFNDRTHELGESRPQAERGLLDLERKFRKQPDLQAQHKELLREYENLGHMSRLDPKDIGGVSGSYYLPHHAVMKGNSTTTKLRVVFDGSAKTASGVPLNDTQMVGPPTQDELFDILLRFRKHGIVVSADVAKMYRQIAVRGEDRSYQRILWRFSEHDAIGGYSLNTITYGTAFASYLATRVLQQIGKDCAHSLPDVSEVIRSDFYVDDLLTCETCEQALVKLTTSVSPEHPVLKLIEGQSCYSKLLRIVAYVLRVCSKSQRTDKASRSKSQGSPSVMELSSAERIVIRVTQNHHLSVEMRQLGARQPLDRTRSLLSLNPFVNELGIIRVGGHLRNAPIAFSRKHPILIPSSSPLAVLIIRREHLRLLHAGCQQTLASLHANYWIPSGGRITRKVVRSCMRCFRTKPGAAQPQMGNLPADRVTPARAFSTCGVDYAGPFLVVDSGRSRTSRKAYLCLFVCFVTKAVHLELAVDLTTDSFLNGLRRFTARRGMCRVIHSDNGTNFIGARDELRDLGHLLASPAHNDKVKGALAQNKIQWQLIPPRAPHFGGLWERAVRSVKTHLRRVIDEQRLTFEEMCKVLTQVEACLNSRPLHPLSSDPSDLNPLTPGHFLVGEALTALPHVHLLDTRRNRLNRFQLLQQMVQHFWKRWHQEYLHGLQQRRKWRQGYAVVPKVGALVLIKENNLPPMKWALGRIWELHPGQDGVCRVVTLRTAQGTLKRPTTRTCLLPLEDELTGSSTVEPPPIL